TCTTGGTCACCCAATCCATACCTCCTAGCATAGGTCTTCTTTGAATTTGAGCCCTTCACTGCTGTGGGCTGCATATGAGGAGTCAGAGTCTGGAGTGCATGCAACAGAAGCCAATGTAAGCACATTTCAATTTTTATactaaaattttcagaatttagcTGCATAAGCCATGAGAAATATGATCTGACCTGCCACCAAACCGACTCAACAATTCGTGAGAAGATCCAAGCTTCAACTCTTTCCAATGCTACTATAAATGTTTGAGATTCCTCCCACTCATCAGAACCTTTTGATTTATCAATTTTCTCATCTTCATAAGGAGAGGCCTCACAACTGCCCTTTTGACCACCATTTTCAATGATAGACGGTGCTGATACAAGTTGCAATTTCTCAACAACCTGACTTACAATTGCTCTCAGCACAATTGAATTTGACAACCAGAAAGTTAACCTGGTTAAAGGGGCTAGAATTTTCAGTAAGTTATTCCACAAGGTACCCTTGCATGATTGAGTTTTATCACCATTGAAAAAATAAAGCTTCAGTGTTATATTCATCGGCAAACCTGGTTTTAATTTTATAAACTAGGATCTTTATTTATTCATGAATCATGATAATTAATTTGTCAACTAAAATATGCTAAAATTAACAAGCTTGGTTTGTAGAGTTGGATAAAACTGGCATTATGACATACCTTGGAACATCATTTCCACAAGCTTTAGAAGCCAAAACTAATCCTGAGATGATAGCTCTAGCTGCACTTGCCCTCTTAGCCTGTGAAATTGCCTTGCAAGTATGAAGATAGAACCTTGAAAGGCGCCTGGCTGGAGCATGAACTTTGTTTGCAGAACTGCCATGCTCAGCAACAACTGAGTAAAGGCCAACCTCAAGAACAGCAGCTTCCATCAGCTCTTCCTTGAGCATTTCAACTTTGGATTCCAATTCAACTTTTAATCCAGAAAAGCTGCTTTCTGTTTGTTCTCTTTCACTTAGCGCACAACTCTCATCAACCTTGTGAATGTCTCCAGGAGCATCAATTTCCCTTGCCTTTTCAATAAGCTGAACCTTGTTTGTAGAGTTTCCATGCCCGACAACAGCTGGGTAAAGGCCAACCTCTTCAGCAGCAGCTTCACTTAACTCTTTCTCAAGCATTTCAACTTCGGATTTCAATTGGACTTTGTTGTCAGAATGGTGGTTTGTTGTCTTTTGTTTTTCACTTGATATGTAATTTAAATCACCTTTGTGAAAATTTTCAGGAACACCAATTTTGTTTGCCGTCTTCACGAACTCTATATTGTTGAAGGGTTCATCACTTTCAGCTATATGAAACTGTTGTTGAACGGACTTCAGACGCTTTAATTTATCTCTACGTGTATTGCCCTGCACTGCATTTGACATCCTGTTGGATGCAAGGGTATTACTCCTTAAATTGACTTGTCTTTTCATAGGTTCTTGAGGTAACCTACCAACAGATTGTTCCTCCTCTAAACTATGATTCTTTAACACCATCAGATCCTCTTCCTGTCTACTATCTTCCTTCTCCTTTTTGAGTTTATCTTCCATAAGACCAACTTGTAAATTACTAGTTTTAGCTACCTCTAGTCCAATTTTTTCACCATTTGAACCTTTTTTGCCAGCCTCTTGATTGGTTTGAGACACTTGAAGATCTACGTGGTTTGAGTTTTTACCCACCTGAAAATAATTATCAGACAACATAATTTTGGCCCCAAGATCATTTATGCAATTATGCAAATTAGATGATAAGCCTGTTGATGAtggagtggatgaagctccatTCAGATGTTTGAAAGCTTCAGCTATGGTATTCAAATCTGGGTTTGAATTTGCAACACCAGAGGGTAGAGTGGTTTCCCCATTAACCTTCCTTGTATCATTGGTTGCTGATCCAGTCAAATTCTGCAGTTCAAGGGAAACACACTGTTACTGCCTATAAAGAAACACCAATATTCCATGCAGACAGATAATGCTGTCTGCTGTCTGATACAACCCCTAAAGATAACAACATACTTCACAAGTCTGGCAAAGGTTAAAAAAACATTTGTACTGAATCAACATCAAATCAATCTGTAACACCAAAAGCTGCACGAATGAATATGAAAACATCAACGCATTGATTCCAAGGAGTTCAAGCAATGGAATTTGAATTCGTAGGCATAGTTGGAATACTTCTATTTGTTGCTTATCATTTCACATACTTCAAAGTTGATTTAAAGTCATAAAGCTCAATTCCATAAACTGGAGTTCTAATCCAATCCAATTTTATGTTACAAAACGCAAGATCTTAAATTTTCTGGTCACATCTGCACAATGTTCAACATTAAAAAGCAATTTGTTGAAGAGGGGATCAAAGTAAGGaataattataattgaaaattgtaCCTTTTCATCTTGAGCTGGTGAACCTTTACCAGACTCAAAAGCAAAAGAGGAAATAGTCCTTGATGAATGTGAGGAAATATTATCATCAACATCATCATCAGTGAATGAGGCAATCTCACTTTCCTCATCATTCCCTTCATTTGTCACTTCTGAAACAGATTCACTTCCATCCTTGTCCAGTGACACTTCTTTAGACGAGCTAGAGTTATCTCTATCAAATGGTTGGATATTAACATAAAGAACTGGCTGCGCTGTACTCTTAGAACTCTTCTTGAAGTTGATAGGAGTGCTTATGGTTATGGTATCTTTGATGATTCCATAATCTGCAAGGTTTATAACTGCTGATCCCAATAGTTGACCTTTCATTGCCCTGCCTTTTCGAACTTCATACAAGCTCAACTCCAAGTAGTTCTTCTGGAAACTGTCGCGAGCAGTGCCTTTTCTGGATGTTTCCCTGAATAATGTAACTGGAAGCCTGAAAGTCTCGCTAAATTCAACTTTTCCATCTCCAATATTGGAAGTGGAAGACCCAGAACTCTGATCACCATTATCCCATTGAAGCAATACAGATTCTACAGATTTCAGAGACTGAGATGGGgtccaaggcttgatttcttgtATGTGAATGAGGTAATCAACCAACACTGTAGTGCCTTTTCGGTTCTTTGATCTTAGACCAAGAACCATTTTTGTGAGAATCCTGGTTTCGCTTTTGTTGGGTCTGATCAATCAATTAGAATGGTGCTAAACTGATTGAAAGTTTAAAAACTAGAAGTCAATACAGAAAACACTGCATAAATTGTGACGAAAGAcacaaatttaatttgaaataagGATGTAAATAGGGAGAGAGAAGGTGGGCAGGCCTTCAGATACAAATTATAATAGCAATATTTCTGAGTATGACTTAGCCCATTCATGCTTTGCATtagcttaaataaaaaaaaaaaattaagtaaatcAAACCTTAgaccataaatattttatatcatTGAAGAGGACCTCCACAAATGAAACCACTGAACAACCATAACTATTTTGTGActgtatagagagagagagagagagtcaaaAGGTAATGAAAGGCAGACTACTTGAACTGATTTGATTACAATTTTTCAAAGAAGAAATGCAATTTTGAAGTAGAGGGATAGGGAAAGAAAAACAACCATCATTTAAACAAACTAAAGATCAAAACAAAATACTATCGCACACAGAATAATAAGCATCACAAGCAGAGAATCCAAGAAAAGTGCAGAAGGAGGCAAACCACACACGTCACCGAagcattaaaataataattatgttCTAAAAGAAATCAGATTCAGCTAAAATCAACAcccaaaaacaaaacaaaacaactgaagtgaaaccaaacccACACCCCACAACCaaaccccacccccccccccccccccacaacCCACCAAAAAAAAAAGACCCAATATGAAAGCTCCCTCAATCAAAGCAATGCAGCAAGTAAAATCCTCATCCAGGAAAGTTAAAAAGACCCAAAAACTCCACTTTATCCAATCAAATACAAAATTACTCAAGTGGGTTACCTGAAGAAAGACTGTAGAGTGCAGGAAAGGAATCAAGATTCAAGAACAGAAGAAAATGTCAGAAAGGAGAGAATGAGAAGCTAAAGCTAAGAATAATAACATAAAAAATGTACTTTTTAACTAGTTGTGCAGTGTTATAAAAGAGAATACGCAGGAGCTGTTAACAGAGACTGAGTTGAGGTTTCGTTTTCATCTTGTTTTGGACACCAGTTAGTGAGTCGAGAGGGAAAGTTGCGGATGGATTGCAACACTAGGGAGCAGGAAAGGACGCATATCTAATCAAGTTCTTTttatcatttgaagattcttttTCACATTTTTACTCTTTCTtttatagaaagaaaaaaaggaaaaaaaaaaaaaacacttttggGCTTGttgcatttttattattttaatatttttattaaaatttatgaatttaattttaaatatttttaaatattatttaattaatataattaaaaaaatattttttctcatTGCAGCTCTTataataatgttaaaaatatattcttaagtcctttaatatattatttagattacttttcataataaaataatcgagattaattagttattaagaattttaatgtgattaaatgtgataaatttttcgatatttttatttaagttaattaaaaatgaaataatctaaattaaggtttattttaaattatttttcaaattattatataaaaaaaactttttttatatctgaattaatttataaattatatattatttaaggtTAGAATGTTATTTTTCTTTGaaacaaataattttatttatttaagtttcgaaaaaatgaatttatttttttaatttttatcaaaatttaattgataaTATCAAATTCAAATGGATCACCTTCCAAATCGGATTATACAAAACATCAAATTCactattaattttgattttcaaatttgtaaataattattgTATATTTAAAAGAATTATGAACTCCAATTAGATTATTAAGTCAAGTATAAAAAATTATCACCTTTAATAACAAAATAAATTGAGTTAAAAGTTGGATTCATCGAATatgaattttttgttttttttttattttaattcaaaaaattattCCTAATTCAATGTTTAGTGTATAAAGATATAATATGAGGATATTATAAATTAAACTTTATatgataataattttaataactaataaattaaatatttatattcaaattattataTTCATTATACATACTATAATTAGTtttgtataaatatttaatttatacataTTACAATTAATTAtgtgtaaatatttaatttaataattattaaatttattatcattcaaaacaattttatattaaattcacTTAAAAATATATTGAATTACATGTAATGTTTTAACGAAATATAAAGTCTTAGCATAAATTCTATGATGTTTTGAAGCTAAGGCATAGAAAAAATAAATCAAACTCAATTTTACCTCAAAAACTAGATTAAGGAGTGGAGGAATAACACACTCTCCTTATATCCAGATATGAATATATGAAACTTAAAGTTTATAGAGAAACACATCTATGAGTGGTCCAATGTTTAAATATGATAGActctataatatataaataaaatgaacaGGGTCTAATTCTACTAAAAAATTAGCTTATAATAAGAATTATCTAACTCTTATATATAGCACAAACACCTTATTGATATATAAAACAACATGAAGAATAATTGAGTGTTGATAAAAGCAACCAATATTAGACAGAGGATAATATCTATATTGTATATATTaatgtaaaaataatttttttatataaaattaataatttatattaaatatatctcTTTTAAACCTATGTAAATGGTGCATAAATAAAAATTTCCATTCTTAAAAAATGAAAAGTATGAATAATTAAATCTCAATATTGAACCTTCTAATCTAATGGCTACTCATGATTTTGCTAATGAAAGAAAGATTTTCACACTCATTATCATCAAAAGGACATTATGCAAGCAATACACCAATCATCATCTGATATTTAGATAAAGGCAACCTATTTTACATTTTTAAAGGCTTCTATCATTTACATTAAATAgtgaattttataaataattattttttattaaaagaaataaaatttagttttttttattatctatatttgtttatatatatatattatttatttattttgacattaaatatgtaaatataatattttagatTCTTTGATGGGATTATAATGGAAAAGCCTTATAGTTTCCATTTCCAAAAtgaagaaatttaaaataaaatgaggATGGATGGAATATTTATTATTACTTTTGTATActaatattgcattcataataaaAAGGTACATCTACTTATGCGAGGGTAAATTCATcgatcattaaattaaatatttatataatatatatattttttaattaattatatatatattttgatataaatatttaatataacaattattaaattcatttttacatgagtttgattttatattatatgtaatttttaaaaaattgtttattttttaattaagatttgaataaaaaacttcatgaaagttgaaaaaaataatattgcATTAATATATTTGCAAAGCTTTCATTATCCTATTCCTATATTGCCTATATTCACTTCTTTATTCTAACATATTAGCAACTCCAAAAACTTAAAGTCAAAAGATCCCATGTGCTCCTTAGACATTTTGGTTtgctataaaattatttaattctatATAGTTTACCCAATgaaaatttttgttaaaaaaagtttattaatatattaagtaCCTGATTTTCttgagaaaaataatttatatataaaaaatatttttcataaattttttttaaaatttttttattatttatttgcatgttaaattaataattgatatttatttaatttaaatgtttttattttttaataaaattatccaaattcaaaaaataaaaaattatctttttctttaaaaaaagttAGTTTCCGTCAAAaaataacttgattttctctttgacAATTTTTTATTGGCTTATTTTGTTAATATCTAAACTTTAAATAatacagaaaatattttttatgaaaatattttttttaaaactttATCTAAAAAAAAGCTACAAATCAAATATATAACACCTTCTTATCAtaagaattttttattgataaatttaatataaattttaaaattaaatatatgaaCAATTAACTTAATTTAAAGATGTATATCAAGTTGATAAaacatttaaattattgaaatgaTGGAAAacatattttatttgatagtaATTTTTAGTAACTATTTAATTCTATGATTTCTTTTTTATGAATTAAATatgataattatgaaaataaaaatgatttatccattttttatatattatcagctaaataataaaataaaaatattaataaagataataaaaattctcaaaaatggaggtaataatatatatatatatataagcctaaTAAATAAAGCTATTACCACACCTAAAATGGCTACGAGCACAATTTATTTACCGctacatttttgctatttatgagGCAGTGACTTACGGCGATACTTGCTGATTCAGTTTCCCTTGCTGGGTACAGCCTTGAGCCTTCCTTGATTTCGAAGCCCCTCACTTTCCATATCTGTTCCTTCGCAATTCTGAAACTCACCTCTATGTAAACGAGCTTCACTTCGAATTTCTCATAGAAGCCCAGGAGAAGCACACTCTGCGAGGAAGTGAGAGATCCACAGTCAGttctctcctctcctctcttATTTGTTCCTTTGCTTTTCTGTTTCAACAACGTGTATGCTTTTGGGTTCTTTGATTTAAACAATGTGTATTCTTTTGGGTTCTTTGATTTGGGTAGGCTGCGGAAGTGGAATTAGAGGCTAAACTGAGGTtgtaaatttctttcatttttcaatGTGGTTGTATAAACCTCTATTAATCTTAGCTCAGCTTAGTTGTTGGCGATGTTAAGTGTcatgattttatttaaaaaaaattcttttaatttttgtggGTAGTGAGGTGTATATTTGTTGTGACAGTCTGAGTTAGGTGAAATTTTGGCATAACATAGAGAGGTTGTTGTGGGGGGGGGGCGGGGTTGGGGGGGCGGCGCGGTGGGTGTGGGGAGGGTAGGGGAGTAGGTTATGTTAGTGATAGTGATTTGGTCAACACTGAAATAATTGGACAAAGCAGGCAGGTGGTAAAATTTTGCtaagtgtaacattgtaatatggatagtttgggtggttcaaggttggCAAATGTAGATCAAATTAAGGTGAAATTGAGTTGTCTGGGAAGTTGAAAGCTAGGATTCGTTGTTATTTTGTTTTTTGATGTGGACAATTGAACAATATGACTATGATGAAAGTTGATTGCAGCTACGCTATGTGTAGTTAACCAGTTTTTTTGATTCAGCGAAGTTAGCTAATGTGATTGAAGATATTCAATAGTGTGGGGTTGGattttacaataaattataatgtgGGTTGAGACAGGTGGCTTTTGTTGGTAGCTTTTCACTCTTTCTTGATATAATCATCTTTGTTTCATTGCTGGGCATAATTGAGAGATTGCGCATTAATGATGAATCACAATTGGAAAGCCTTGAATTTCACTGTTAACTTGCATAACTTTTTTGAAGAGTTGGCAACGGGCTGCGAAGGAAAGTTTAAGTTCCAGCTTGTTGGGGAATTTAATATGTTTGTCTTTGCTTTCTGTTGTATATCATGAAAAAAATTTACTTTCTGTTGGAAAGGTTACATGCATGTGTGCACATGTGGTTTAGAATGCTTCCATAAACTCAACTCATGATATATTTTTTACCCGTCATATGTGAGTAAATTATCTCTTTATCCTAACGATATGATTTTTCTCCCTGCTAGAAATTCCTTTTCAGATGTCTGACGATGTGGAGAATCCTAAAGTTAGCATTGACCAAAAAGGTCCAGGATCCTCACCTCCTGCCAATGAAATTGAGCCAACCTGGTATAGCAGCTTACTTCATCAAACTTCTGTCTATGGTATAGCTGCTGGATATTGCATTTCAGCATCTCTGCTCTCCATCATCAACAAGTGGGCTGTCATGAAATTCCCTTATCCTGGAGCTCTAACTGCTCTACAGTATTTCACTAGTGCTGCAGGTGTCTTTGTCTGTGGATGTTTTAAGCTTGTGGAGCATGACCCACTTGACCTTTTGACCATGTGGCGTTTCTTACCTGCAGCCATTATGTTCTACCTTTCACTCTTTACCAACAGTGAGCTCTTACTTCATGCCAATGTTGATACCTTCATTGTCTTTCGTTCTGTAGTCCCTATATTTGTTGCAATAGGAGAAACACTGTTTCTGCACCAGCCATGGCCATCATTGAAGACATGGCTCTCGCTTGCCACCATCTTTGGAGGAAGTGTGCTTTATGTTCTAACAGATTACCAGTTCACAGTCACAGCCTATAGTTGGGCTCTAGCTTATTTGGTAAGCATGACTGTAGATTTCGTATACATTAAGCATGTTGTGATGACCATAGGTTTAAACACATGGGGTCTTGTGTTGTACAACAATCTTGAAGCCCTCCTACTATTTCCTCTGGAATTGCTTATAATGGGTGAACTGAAGAAGATAAAGCATGAAATCTCTGATGAGTCAGATTGGTACTCTTTTGAGGTGGTTCTGCCTGTTGGGTTGTCTTGCATGCTTGGTTTATCCATTTCATTCTTTGGGTTTTCTTGCCGGAAGGCAATTTCTGCCACAGGATATACTGTTCTTGGCGTGGTGAACAAGCTGTTGACGGTTGTAATCAATCTGGTTATTTGGGATAAGCATTCCTCGTTAATTGGCACAATTGGGCTTCTCATTTGTATGCTAGGTGGAATTTTGTATCAGCAGTCCACAGGTAAGCCCAAGTCTGCTCCAGAGGTAAAAGCAGAAGATACTGAGGAAGAACAACAGAAGCTACTAGAAATGCAAAGCAAAATAGAAAGCAACAACAACGAGAAAGAAGATACTGAATCTCATCAGGGAAAATGAGGCTGTTCCAAAGACAATATGATAGTTCCATGTTAAAAGATCAGGATTAGGTTTATTAGTTGGCAAATTGTTGGAATGGAAAATCAGATATTAAGAGCCTGCCTACAGATAGCTGGATAGCCTGTGCTTGAACAGAACTTCTGTGGTTGGAAATTTAGGTGGCTTTGGTGATATTTGCTTTTCTTTTGTATCTTATTCTACAGATTTTAGTTTTATTAGACCAAGAAAAACAGTCAGATGTTTTGTTACAATCTATTGATTTGTTCTTGTTAGAACAATTTTATCCAAATAGTCCAGCAGTAATGTCTTTAAAGTTGACGTTCATGTGGGCCAAAAATGTATTAAATGTAGCAGAGAGcccaattattttgattgttagtAGCTTTCTTGTTATGTTGATTGTCAGCATTTTTCCTTGTTTCTCAATAAGCTCTCTGTGTGTGTTGTGGCAAATGGTATGAATTTTGATGAAAATAGCTCTCTCCCTTCAGGATCTTAATCTGTTTGATTATTAGAATAAGCAGTTCAGCACTTTTTCAATGTGAATTGAGTCATTATCTGCATTCCTTAGAGCAATAATAATCTTATCTTGGTGTCTCTTTTTAGTTTATACTCAGAGTCAGTAATTGATGGCATAGATCAATTCAAATAAAAAGTGAAAAATTTAGATGACAGACATTAAAACCGTACATTTGTCAGTTGCAAGTTGCTGAATGCTGAAGTGCTCTGCATATGATCTTTTTGTCTCCTTTGGGGACTACAATGCAGTGAAGTAATCAATCCTTATCAAATATCTGAATGCGATTAAAGACTCAAGTTAGTACTCAAGTCTTCTTCAGAGTTTGAAGCATGATCAACTAAAAAATTTATGTTGCAATTCTTCCCTGGGAAGAA
This sequence is a window from Hevea brasiliensis isolate MT/VB/25A 57/8 chromosome 10, ASM3005281v1, whole genome shotgun sequence. Protein-coding genes within it:
- the LOC110652252 gene encoding uncharacterized protein LOC110652252 codes for the protein MVLGLRSKNRKGTTVLVDYLIHIQEIKPWTPSQSLKSVESVLLQWDNGDQSSGSSTSNIGDGKVEFSETFRLPVTLFRETSRKGTARDSFQKNYLELSLYEVRKGRAMKGQLLGSAVINLADYGIIKDTITISTPINFKKSSKSTAQPVLYVNIQPFDRDNSSSSKEVSLDKDGSESVSEVTNEGNDEESEIASFTDDDVDDNISSHSSRTISSFAFESGKGSPAQDEKNLTGSATNDTRKVNGETTLPSGVANSNPDLNTIAEAFKHLNGASSTPSSTGLSSNLHNCINDLGAKIMLSDNYFQVGKNSNHVDLQVSQTNQEAGKKGSNGEKIGLEVAKTSNLQVGLMEDKLKKEKEDSRQEEDLMVLKNHSLEEEQSVGRLPQEPMKRQVNLRSNTLASNRMSNAVQGNTRRDKLKRLKSVQQQFHIAESDEPFNNIEFVKTANKIGVPENFHKGDLNYISSEKQKTTNHHSDNKVQLKSEVEMLEKELSEAAAEEVGLYPAVVGHGNSTNKVQLIEKAREIDAPGDIHKVDESCALSEREQTESSFSGLKVELESKVEMLKEELMEAAVLEVGLYSVVAEHGSSANKVHAPARRLSRFYLHTCKAISQAKRASAARAIISGLVLASKACGNDVPRLTFWLSNSIVLRAIVSQVVEKLQLVSAPSIIENGGQKGSCEASPYEDEKIDKSKGSDEWEESQTFIVALERVEAWIFSRIVESVWWQTLTPHMQPTAVKGSNSKKTYARRYGLGDQEQGNFAIDLWKKAFKDACERLCPIRSGGHECGCLPVLARLVMEQLVHRLDVAMFNAILRESADEMPTDPVSDPISDPKVLPIPAGKSSFGAGAQLKNAVGTWSRWLTDLFGIDDNDSLEDANELDSNKTECETSFKAFYLLNALSDLMMLPFEMLVDRSTRKEVCPIFGARIIERVLNNFVPDEFNPDPLPEAIFESLDSEDLAEDVTESISSFPCMATPTIYSPPPAASLTNFIGEVENQTLQRSGSTVLRKSYTSDDELDELDSPMTSIIIDNSRTSAPTASNWMPKSNGGRKVIRYQLLRQVWKDGE
- the LOC110652490 gene encoding GDP-mannose transporter GONST3, which translates into the protein MSDDVENPKVSIDQKGPGSSPPANEIEPTWYSSLLHQTSVYGIAAGYCISASLLSIINKWAVMKFPYPGALTALQYFTSAAGVFVCGCFKLVEHDPLDLLTMWRFLPAAIMFYLSLFTNSELLLHANVDTFIVFRSVVPIFVAIGETLFLHQPWPSLKTWLSLATIFGGSVLYVLTDYQFTVTAYSWALAYLVSMTVDFVYIKHVVMTIGLNTWGLVLYNNLEALLLFPLELLIMGELKKIKHEISDESDWYSFEVVLPVGLSCMLGLSISFFGFSCRKAISATGYTVLGVVNKLLTVVINLVIWDKHSSLIGTIGLLICMLGGILYQQSTGKPKSAPEVKAEDTEEEQQKLLEMQSKIESNNNEKEDTESHQGK